Part of the Flagellimonas eckloniae genome, AGTATTGACCATGCGTTTAGTAGATAGGGTTTTACGTCCCTTATTCCCAAAAGATTATCACGCTGAAACGCAGGTGATGATTCAATTAATGTCCCATGACGAAGATGTAATGCCAGATGCAATGGCAGGACTAGCCGCTTCAGCAGCTATTCAACTTTCGGATTTTCCATTTGAATGTGCCATCTCAGAAGCTAGGGTTGGTCGTGTTAATGGTGAATTTATCATTAATCCCACCAGAGAACAATTAAAAGAGTCTGATATTGACATGATGATTGGTGCTTCTGCAGATTCTGTAATGATGGTAGAAGGAGAAATGGAAGAGATTTCTGAAGAAGAAATGACCGAAGCCATCAAATTTGCACACGAAGCAATTAAAGTTCAATGTGCAGCGCAAATACGATTGGCCGAAGCCTTCGGAAAGAAAGAAGTACGGGAGTACGAACCAGAAAGAGAAGATGAGGATTTGGCCAAAAAAGTACATGACCTTACTTATGATAAGGTTTATGCTGTTGCTAAAGCAGGTTCTGCAAAGCACGAGCGTAGTGCCGCTTTTGATGCCATAAAAGAGGAAGTAAAAGCAACTTTTTCTGAGGAAGAATTGGAGGATTTTGGTGATTTAGTCTCAAAATATTTCTACAAAGCTGAAAAAGCAGCTGTAAGGGATTTAACCCTTAACGACGGTTTACGATTGGACGGTAGAAAAACTGACGAGATTAGACCAATCTGGTGTGAGATTGATTATTTACCCTCTGTTCACGGTTCTTCCATTTTTACAAGAGGAGAAACCCAAGCATTGGCCACTGTAACTCTAGGAACTTCTAGGGAAGCCAATAAGATAGACATGCCATCATACGAAGGCGAAGAAACATTCTACCTACACTATAACTTCCCTCCTTTTTCAACTGGGGAAGCAAGACCAATACGTGGTACTTCCCGTAGAGAAGTAGGTCACGGAAACTTGGCGCAACGTGCATTAAAGGGAATGATTCCTGAAGATTGCCCATATACCGTAAGAGTTGTTTCTGAAGTATTGGAATCTAATGGTTCATCTTCCATGGCAACGGTTTGTTCCGGTACCATGGCCTTGATGGATGCAGGTGTTCAGTTGAAAAAACCGGTTTCGGGTATCGCAATGGGATTAATTTCTGATGCTGATTCAGGAAACTATGCAGTTTTATCCGATATCCTTGGTGATGAAGATCATTTAGGAGATATGGATTTCAAGGTAACTGGAACTGCTGATGGTATCACTGCATGCCAGATGGACATCAAGGTAAAAGGGTTATCCTATGAGATTTTAGTGAAAGCATTGATGCAGGCTAAAGAAGGTAGACTTCATATCCTTGAAAAATTGACCGATACCATCTCTGCCCCTAATGCAGAAGTGAAATCATATGCTCCAAAAATTATTACCAAAATTATTCCTGGAGAATACATTGGTGCTGTTATTGGTTCTGGAGGAAAAGTGATTCAAGAGCTACAAAAAGAAACTAATACAACTATCGTTATTAACGAAGACCCCGATACTGAAGAGGGTATTGTTGAAATACTGGGTACAGGTCAAGAAGGTATCGATGCCGTTATTGCAAAAATTGAGGCATTGATGTTCAAACCTGAAGTTGGTAGCGTTTACGAAGTAAAAGTTATCAAGATGCTAGACTTTGGCGCCGTTGTTGAATATGTTGAAGCTCCTGGAAATGAAGTATTGCTTCACGTATCCGAATTGGCATGGGAACGCACAGAAAATGTTTCCGATGTGGTAAACATGGGAGATGTCTTTGATGTGAAATACTTTGGTCTTGATCCAAGAACTAGAAAAGAGAAGGTTTCCAGAAAAGCACTATTACCAAAACCTGAAGGTTATGTAGAAAGACCACCACGTAATGATAGAGGTGGAGATAGAAGAGGTGGTGACCGTAGAAGAGGTGGCGATAGAGATAGAAAGCCAAGAAGGGACTAAAAAGTTAGTCTAAACAATATGAACAAACCCCAAGATTTTTTCTTGGGGTTTTTGCTTTTATGAAAAAAAAAGCAAATAAATTTTATCAAATTGTAACTTTTTGAATTTTCCTACGTATAACCTAATGAGCTTCGGTTCACAAACTTAATAGAAGGGAAATTAAATGAGACAGTTAAAAATTACAAAACAGGTTACCAATAGGGAAACTGCTTCGTTGGACAAATACTTACAGGAAATCGGTAAAGTTGATTTAATTACTGCCGATGAAGAAGTAGAATTGGCACAGCGTATCAAGGCAGGAGACCAAATAGCCTTAGAGAAATTAACTAAAGCCAACCTCAGATTCGTGGTTTCTGTTGCCAAGCAGTACCAAAACCAAGGATTAACCCTTCCTGATTTGATAAATGAAGGAAACTTGGGACTTATCAAGGCAGCACAACGCTTTGATGAAACCCGTGGGTTTAAATTTATTTCATATGCCGTTTGGTGGATTCGTCAATCCATTCTTCAGGCACTGGCAGAACAATCGCGTATTGTACGTTTGCCTTTGAATAAAATTGGTTCCATAAATAAAATCAATAAAACTTTTGCCTTTCTAGAGCAAGCACACGAACGTATTCCATCTGCAGAGGAAATTGCCAAGGAATTGGACATGACCGTTGAAGATGTTAAGCAATCCCTGAAAAACTCTGGTCGTCATGTATCTATGGATGCACCCTTAATTGATGGTGAGGATTCCAATTTGTATGATGTATTGCGAAGTGGAGAATCTCCAAATCCAGATAAGGATTTGTTGCACGAATCTTTACGTACGGAGATTGAGCGAGCTTTGGAAACATTAACACCAAGAGAAGCGGATGTTATCCGTCTTTACTTTGGTTTGGCAGGGCAACATTCAATGACCTTGGAAGAAATTGGTGAAACTTTTGATTTGACCAGGGAACGTGTTCGTCAAATAAAGGAAAAAGCAATTAGAAGACTTAAGCATACTTCAAGAAGTAAAATTTTGAAGACATATTTAGGGTAATCGATACGATTATCGTCACAAATTACAGTTAAACAAACCTTAAATTTGTTTTTTGGCAAGAAAGTTGTAATTTGTAATCCTACAACAGTTTATCATGACTGTTCGTTTTTTGATTGATGAATAAACTCCGGCTGATTACCGGAGTTTTTTCATTTATACCCTGTCCAAAAATTGGACAGCTATTGTCAGAACTGCCTGTTAAAGTTTCTCAAACGGCTATCCATATCCTATTTTTCATCGTAAATATTAAGGGCTGAATATTAACTTAAAATTGAAGAAGATGAGTTTTAGTATAGAAATTAGGTTTTTAGGCGGGCTGACACAAAGTCAACAAACAATTTTTGACGATGCAGCGCGTAGATGGCAAGAGATTATTACGGGTGAATTGCCTAGTGTACAACTGGCAAATGGAGATATTATTGATAATGTTAGGATTGATGCCCAAGGTGCTGCTATCGATGGTACTTCTGGAATTCTGGGCCAAGCTGGGCCTACGCAACTTAGAGCTGGAAGTTTTTTACCCGCTACGGGTATCATGCGCTTTGACAGTGCAGATTTAGTGCGATTAGAAGCTGAAAACAGTCTTATAGATGTAATTATCCATGAAATGGGACATGTTTTAGGGTTTGGTACCCTTTGGTCTCCTCAATTTTTGAACTTGATTTCTGGAGAGGGTTCCGAAAATCCCTTTTTCGTTGGTGAAAGTGCAATACGAGAATATAATTCCCTAAACAATAATGAAAGCTTGGACTCCGTTCCTTTGGCCAATACTGGTGGAGCAGGTACTCGCGATGGGCATTGGCGTGAACTCACATTCGATAATGAATTAATGACTGGGTTTATTGATGATGGGGATAATCCAATAAGCTGGCTGTCCATTGCTGCTTTTGAAGATATGGGATATCAAGTAGAATATAGTGCAGCAGAGGCATACTTACTACCAGATCCAACAAAAATGGCATTGAAAGAGTTAAAAGAAAACAATCAATGTAAAATGTGCGATAGAAGAATACTTCGATGTGACCCTATTATACTTCCAGAATCCGCTTATCTTGGTTAACAAGATAACTGGATTAAAAATCCTTTAATGCTTTAAAGAAATACATACCATTGTAGAGAAAAAGAAACCTCTTCTAAAATGCTTATTTTTAGGTTTAAGAACCTTTTCATAGTTTATGGAGTTGAATCAAACACTTTTGTTCTTTTTTAGCGCCTTGGGCGCGTTCAACGGTTTGTGTTTGGGAATTCATTTTCTATTTCTTGCAAAACCTAATCACATTTCCAATAAGTTTTTTGGTGCATTGTTATTAATGATGAGTTTTCGTATTGGAAAATCTGTCATCTTTTATTTTAAACCAGACCTCGCTTTCATCTACTTACAAATTGGCCTTACTGCTTGTTTTTTTATTGGTCCTTTTCTTTATTTCTATATTAAATCAGTAATTGAGCCGCAAAGTAGCATCCACAGGAATTGGAAGTACCATATTCTTTTATTGTTACCCTTAATCTTAGTTGTAGGGTTCCTATATCCTTTTGAGACCAACATTCAACTTTGGCGACCATATATTATCTATGGAATTTATCTACAGTGGTTTCTCTACATAATGGCAACCGGATGGATTCTCCGTAGAGAGTTAAAAAAGCTATTTGGAAATCCAAAAAAGTTGGATATACAAAACATATGGCTTTTGAGTATCCTACTTGGAAACCTAATAATTTGCGCGGCATACTACTTCACCAATTATACTTCTTACATTTTAGGTGCACTAACTTTTTCCTTTCTTTTTTATATTCTGTTGATGCTACTCTTTATAAATAAAAGAAAGAATGTCAACCTCTTTGTTTCCAGTCAAAAATATGCCGATAAGAGAATAAGTGATGATGAAGCGGACAAGCTCATAGAACGTTTAAACCATCTTATGAAAGTGGATGAACCATTTAAAAATGCCAACATAAAATCTTCAGATTTGGCAAAAAAGCTACAGATTACAGTTCATCAATTATCACAATTATTAAATGATAATCTAGGCAAAAGTTTTCCCGTTTACATAAATGAACATAGAATAGGAAAGGCACAGCAAATGATTGAAACCCATTCCAATATCACCTTGGAAACCATTGGATATGAATGCGGATTTAATTCAAAATCAACATTTTACACAGCTTTTAAAAAACTTTCCGGTACTACACCGGCTAAGTATAAAGAAAAGCTAAGAAGTTCATATTTATAAATCCGAACTTCTATTTTATAACCTAAAATCTTTAAACGACAAGTAAACCTCATATTGCTGATATAATTATCGGCAAATGAGAATTACCTTTTTTTATGTACTTGCTTTTATACTGTCCTACGGTTGCATTAATAAGGATAAAACAGAGGATAAAGGATTGGAGATTAACCTTTATACCAAAAAAGATAGAATCCTATTTATTGTTTCCAATCAGCATACTTATGGAAGCACCAAAATCAATGCGGCCAACCATTTTGCAGAAATAGTTCTTGCTTATGATGTTTTAAAACAGAATGAATACACTATTGATTTTGTTAGTCCTGAAGGTGGTGCCATTCCTATTGGCTACCTAAATACATCTGATTCCATAGAAAAACAA contains:
- a CDS encoding leishmanolysin-related zinc metalloendopeptidase — encoded protein: MSFSIEIRFLGGLTQSQQTIFDDAARRWQEIITGELPSVQLANGDIIDNVRIDAQGAAIDGTSGILGQAGPTQLRAGSFLPATGIMRFDSADLVRLEAENSLIDVIIHEMGHVLGFGTLWSPQFLNLISGEGSENPFFVGESAIREYNSLNNNESLDSVPLANTGGAGTRDGHWRELTFDNELMTGFIDDGDNPISWLSIAAFEDMGYQVEYSAAEAYLLPDPTKMALKELKENNQCKMCDRRILRCDPIILPESAYLG
- a CDS encoding sigma-70 family RNA polymerase sigma factor codes for the protein MRQLKITKQVTNRETASLDKYLQEIGKVDLITADEEVELAQRIKAGDQIALEKLTKANLRFVVSVAKQYQNQGLTLPDLINEGNLGLIKAAQRFDETRGFKFISYAVWWIRQSILQALAEQSRIVRLPLNKIGSINKINKTFAFLEQAHERIPSAEEIAKELDMTVEDVKQSLKNSGRHVSMDAPLIDGEDSNLYDVLRSGESPNPDKDLLHESLRTEIERALETLTPREADVIRLYFGLAGQHSMTLEEIGETFDLTRERVRQIKEKAIRRLKHTSRSKILKTYLG
- a CDS encoding helix-turn-helix domain-containing protein, whose translation is MSILLGNLIICAAYYFTNYTSYILGALTFSFLFYILLMLLFINKRKNVNLFVSSQKYADKRISDDEADKLIERLNHLMKVDEPFKNANIKSSDLAKKLQITVHQLSQLLNDNLGKSFPVYINEHRIGKAQQMIETHSNITLETIGYECGFNSKSTFYTAFKKLSGTTPAKYKEKLRSSYL
- a CDS encoding polyribonucleotide nucleotidyltransferase, which gives rise to MIPKTFKEVIDLGDGREISIETGKLAKQAHGSVVVQSGKCMLLCTVVSNYKQSDVDFLPLTVDYREKFAAAGRYPGGFFKREARPSDGEVLTMRLVDRVLRPLFPKDYHAETQVMIQLMSHDEDVMPDAMAGLAASAAIQLSDFPFECAISEARVGRVNGEFIINPTREQLKESDIDMMIGASADSVMMVEGEMEEISEEEMTEAIKFAHEAIKVQCAAQIRLAEAFGKKEVREYEPEREDEDLAKKVHDLTYDKVYAVAKAGSAKHERSAAFDAIKEEVKATFSEEELEDFGDLVSKYFYKAEKAAVRDLTLNDGLRLDGRKTDEIRPIWCEIDYLPSVHGSSIFTRGETQALATVTLGTSREANKIDMPSYEGEETFYLHYNFPPFSTGEARPIRGTSRREVGHGNLAQRALKGMIPEDCPYTVRVVSEVLESNGSSSMATVCSGTMALMDAGVQLKKPVSGIAMGLISDADSGNYAVLSDILGDEDHLGDMDFKVTGTADGITACQMDIKVKGLSYEILVKALMQAKEGRLHILEKLTDTISAPNAEVKSYAPKIITKIIPGEYIGAVIGSGGKVIQELQKETNTTIVINEDPDTEEGIVEILGTGQEGIDAVIAKIEALMFKPEVGSVYEVKVIKMLDFGAVVEYVEAPGNEVLLHVSELAWERTENVSDVVNMGDVFDVKYFGLDPRTRKEKVSRKALLPKPEGYVERPPRNDRGGDRRGGDRRRGGDRDRKPRRD